In the Desulfobaccales bacterium genome, one interval contains:
- a CDS encoding rhodanese-like domain-containing protein — MLSTFYGTDRLDSPAAWAAALVIGVLFGVALERAGFGSSRRLAAVFYLDDLAVIKVMFTALVTALIGIILLTGSGLLPTDQLFYLPTVYGAHLLGGLILGTGFAMGGWCPGTAAVGAASGKLDALLFLMGGVIGCLLYNELYPWLKPLAAWGEAGVDFLYPHLGLSQGAAAFYVSLLAVLVFWGCEILEHRRGVGGHLLSGRFLPTFSGALLLAAAVAYLVAPVGTAPMVAAGPPQEATLLTQIEAGGDHLEPEELADRLLAREPGLVVADVRSEAEYQAFHIRGALHAPLSRVHEVLAPYKNRGRIVLYSGGMTHAAQARDSLARQGFRNVYLLSEGLTGFRERVLKPASLRDEPLNPEKVARINAWRAFFLAAPAAAGPEPAEMPAPLPGLIETEWLARHLGKPWLKIIDLRTQPEYNTGHIPGSVYLNYDSLRGVVGGISSMLLPAELLAGHFSLLGVTPRDLVVLVPGEKMHDATLVGMAAERLGHQRYAILQGGMGKWLQEKRPLTTALPAAAPPSYYPVHPGADNFTVDARTVLEASQKGRPLILDVRPAEYFRGEQSEEARAGHIPGAKNRPYSDDVVAGPEGVFFKPAAELAAAYARLLLDKEAPVIVHCRTGHQASQTFFVLKRLLGYRHVKYYDAGWSEWASRPELPVATGGK; from the coding sequence ATGCTTAGCACCTTCTACGGCACCGACCGGCTGGACAGTCCCGCGGCCTGGGCCGCCGCCTTGGTGATTGGGGTGCTCTTCGGGGTGGCCCTGGAGCGGGCGGGCTTCGGCAGCTCCCGGCGCCTGGCCGCCGTCTTTTATCTGGACGACCTGGCGGTCATCAAGGTGATGTTCACCGCCCTGGTCACCGCCTTGATCGGCATCATTCTCCTCACCGGCAGCGGGCTTTTGCCAACGGACCAGCTCTTTTATCTGCCCACCGTCTATGGCGCTCACCTGCTGGGGGGCCTCATTTTGGGGACCGGCTTTGCCATGGGCGGCTGGTGCCCGGGCACTGCGGCGGTGGGCGCGGCCTCCGGCAAGCTGGATGCCCTGCTGTTCCTGATGGGAGGCGTCATCGGCTGCCTCCTCTATAACGAGCTCTACCCTTGGCTTAAGCCCCTGGCCGCCTGGGGCGAAGCGGGGGTGGATTTCCTCTACCCGCACCTGGGCCTGAGTCAGGGGGCCGCCGCCTTTTATGTCAGCCTTTTGGCGGTTTTGGTCTTCTGGGGGTGTGAAATCCTGGAACATCGCCGGGGGGTGGGAGGCCATCTCCTGAGCGGCCGCTTCCTGCCCACCTTCAGCGGTGCTCTCCTCCTGGCCGCGGCGGTGGCCTACCTGGTGGCTCCTGTGGGCACCGCACCCATGGTTGCCGCGGGGCCGCCGCAGGAGGCGACCCTCCTGACCCAGATCGAGGCCGGGGGCGACCATCTCGAGCCGGAGGAACTGGCCGACCGCCTCCTGGCCCGGGAGCCGGGTCTGGTGGTGGCGGATGTGCGCAGCGAGGCGGAATACCAGGCCTTCCATATCCGGGGAGCCCTCCATGCGCCGCTGTCCAGGGTGCATGAGGTGCTGGCGCCGTATAAAAACCGAGGCCGGATCGTGCTCTACTCCGGGGGCATGACCCATGCCGCCCAGGCCCGGGATTCCCTGGCCCGCCAGGGCTTCCGCAACGTCTATCTCCTAAGCGAGGGCCTCACAGGCTTTCGGGAGCGGGTGCTCAAGCCCGCCTCCTTGCGGGACGAGCCCCTGAATCCGGAAAAGGTTGCCCGCATCAACGCCTGGCGGGCCTTCTTTCTGGCCGCGCCGGCGGCGGCCGGGCCGGAGCCGGCGGAGATGCCGGCGCCGCTTCCCGGCCTCATCGAAACGGAGTGGCTGGCCCGGCACCTGGGCAAACCCTGGCTGAAGATCATCGATCTGCGCACTCAACCGGAATATAACACCGGGCATATCCCCGGCTCCGTCTATTTGAATTACGACAGCCTCCGGGGGGTGGTGGGGGGCATCTCCTCCATGCTCCTGCCGGCGGAACTCCTGGCAGGTCACTTTTCTCTCCTGGGAGTTACTCCCCGGGACCTGGTGGTGCTGGTGCCGGGGGAAAAGATGCATGACGCCACCCTGGTGGGCATGGCGGCGGAGCGCCTGGGCCATCAGCGCTATGCCATCCTGCAGGGCGGCATGGGCAAATGGCTGCAGGAGAAGCGCCCCCTCACCACCGCCCTGCCGGCGGCTGCCCCTCCCAGCTACTATCCCGTCCATCCCGGCGCCGATAATTTCACCGTGGACGCCCGCACCGTGCTGGAGGCCAGCCAAAAGGGGCGGCCCCTGATCCTGGACGTGCGGCCGGCGGAATACTTCCGGGGTGAACAGTCCGAGGAGGCCCGGGCCGGCCACATTCCCGGGGCCAAAAACCGGCCCTACAGCGACGACGTGGTGGCGGGCCCCGAGGGCGTCTTCTTCAAGCCGGCGGCGGAACTGGCCGCGGCTTATGCCCGCCTGCTCCTGGACAAAGAGGCGCCGGTGATTGTCCATTGCCGCACCGGCCACCAGGCCAGCCAGACCTTCTTTGTCCTCAAGCGCCTGCTGGGGTATCGCCATGTCAAATATTACGACGCCGGCTGGAGCGAGTGGGCCTCCCGGCCGGAGCTGCCCGTGGCCACAGGCGGAAAGTGA
- a CDS encoding YeeE/YedE thiosulfate transporter family protein codes for MNPYLAGVFLGLVLVASYAVLGAGLGASGALARLAAALSHLVAPAHTQASAYFGAWAPHYLSYYLVFMFLGILVGGFLSAVAAGRLQPGLERGPGCPPGKRAFLALAGGVLVGFASRLAQGCTSGQALSGGALLLTGSLIFMAALFVAGFAVARFFRGQWYA; via the coding sequence ATGAACCCGTATCTGGCCGGGGTGTTTCTGGGGCTGGTGCTGGTGGCCTCCTATGCGGTTTTGGGCGCGGGGCTGGGGGCCTCCGGCGCCTTGGCCCGCCTGGCCGCGGCCCTCTCCCACCTGGTGGCCCCGGCCCACACCCAGGCCAGCGCCTATTTCGGAGCCTGGGCGCCTCATTACCTCTCCTACTACCTGGTCTTCATGTTCCTGGGGATCCTGGTGGGGGGCTTTCTCTCCGCCGTGGCCGCGGGGCGGCTTCAGCCCGGTCTGGAGCGGGGCCCCGGCTGTCCGCCGGGGAAGCGGGCCTTCCTGGCCCTCGCCGGCGGGGTGCTGGTGGGCTTCGCCAGCCGGTTGGCGCAGGGCTGCACCTCCGGCCAGGCCTTGAGCGGCGGGGCGCTGCTCCTCACCGGCAGCCTCATCTTCATGGCCGCCCTGTTTGTCGCCGGCTTTGCGGTGGCCCGGTTTTTCAGGGGGCAATGGTATGCTTAG
- a CDS encoding rhodanese-like domain-containing protein — protein sequence MEEKRDVRSRCCLYLAMIILGVVILGPFSAGAAALKDAESASHADTAATYQIVQVYSYPGYRLVQFNLAVLSHYSYLLVSGKEALAVDPGRDVDAYLEWCKKEGVKLTGVFLTHNHADFVAGHLELAKATGCPVYVSAQAGAAFPHKPLKEGDTIKVGEAVVKILETPGHTPEGLCGLVANKGKPQEPHLLLTGDTLFIGSVGRPDLMGGTLSAAALAGMLYDTWWQKLSKLPDHLALFPAHGAGSLCGVHLSDEPTSTLGVQKQVNPYLKYRSKSEFIAAVLEGLPTAPQYFRHNAALNKKGPEPVNWQAGPVLLKPEPVLTDPKEFQVVDLRDAKEYAAGHLPNALNIGVRGRLETWVGTMVPWGSRVVVTGSPEEVREAWRRLHRIGYVVQGLNWEEWRQAKLPQVKTGLIPPQELHARMQKGEGPVIVDVRLPQEWQALRIGPVVNLPLDRLAELAPLKLDPEQPVVTVCNSAYRSSLAAGVLQRLGFKQVASLDGGSEAWIAAGLPTFGPETAKLTAAAATASPAPAGPSAPPPVPRDLRLPERLAPVELKRLLVDLPGTFELVDIRPPAAFADYHLPGARNVTIEELLKDPGLPTRPGALILVDRDGSVAMAVGGILSQKTTRPIKVLHGGLAAYWSEVEFPSVSGGPPSGAAPPAARPPEPGPAAPAAPAPPTPPRKKPAGC from the coding sequence ATGGAGGAGAAAAGAGACGTGCGAAGCCGTTGCTGTCTCTATCTGGCCATGATCATATTAGGGGTTGTGATCCTGGGGCCGTTTTCTGCCGGTGCCGCGGCCCTCAAGGATGCGGAATCTGCCAGCCATGCCGATACCGCCGCCACCTACCAGATCGTCCAGGTCTATTCCTACCCCGGCTACCGCCTGGTGCAGTTCAATCTGGCAGTTCTGTCTCACTATTCTTATCTCCTGGTGAGCGGCAAGGAAGCCTTGGCGGTGGACCCCGGCCGGGACGTGGACGCCTACCTGGAATGGTGTAAGAAAGAAGGGGTGAAACTCACCGGGGTCTTTCTCACCCACAACCACGCCGATTTTGTGGCCGGCCACCTGGAGCTGGCCAAGGCCACCGGCTGCCCCGTCTATGTGAGCGCCCAGGCCGGGGCCGCTTTCCCGCACAAGCCCCTGAAAGAAGGCGACACCATCAAAGTGGGGGAGGCGGTGGTGAAGATCCTGGAGACCCCGGGGCACACCCCGGAGGGCCTGTGCGGGCTGGTGGCCAACAAGGGCAAGCCCCAGGAGCCGCATCTGCTGCTCACCGGGGATACGCTCTTCATCGGCAGCGTGGGCCGGCCGGACCTCATGGGCGGGACGCTCTCGGCCGCCGCCTTGGCGGGGATGCTCTATGACACCTGGTGGCAGAAGCTCTCTAAGCTGCCGGACCACCTGGCCCTCTTCCCGGCGCATGGGGCCGGCTCCTTGTGCGGGGTGCACCTGAGCGATGAGCCCACCTCCACTTTGGGGGTCCAGAAGCAGGTCAATCCGTATCTGAAATACCGCAGCAAAAGTGAGTTCATCGCCGCAGTGCTGGAGGGGCTGCCTACCGCGCCGCAGTATTTCCGCCACAACGCCGCCCTGAACAAAAAGGGCCCCGAGCCGGTCAACTGGCAGGCCGGGCCGGTCCTCCTCAAGCCGGAGCCGGTGCTCACAGACCCCAAGGAGTTTCAGGTGGTGGACCTCAGGGACGCCAAGGAGTACGCCGCCGGCCACCTTCCCAATGCCCTCAACATCGGCGTGCGCGGCCGCCTGGAAACCTGGGTGGGCACCATGGTCCCCTGGGGCAGCCGGGTGGTGGTGACGGGCTCCCCGGAAGAGGTGCGGGAGGCTTGGCGGCGCCTGCACCGCATCGGCTATGTGGTGCAGGGGCTGAATTGGGAAGAATGGCGCCAAGCCAAGCTGCCCCAGGTCAAAACCGGGCTGATCCCCCCGCAGGAGCTGCATGCCCGGATGCAAAAGGGGGAGGGGCCTGTCATCGTGGATGTGCGCCTGCCCCAGGAATGGCAGGCCCTGCGCATCGGGCCGGTGGTCAACCTGCCTCTGGACCGCCTGGCGGAGCTGGCCCCCCTGAAGCTGGACCCGGAACAGCCGGTGGTGACGGTGTGCAACTCCGCCTACCGGTCCAGCCTGGCCGCCGGAGTGCTGCAGCGCCTGGGCTTCAAACAGGTGGCCAGCCTGGATGGCGGCAGCGAAGCCTGGATCGCCGCAGGGCTCCCCACCTTCGGGCCGGAGACGGCCAAGCTGACTGCCGCGGCGGCGACGGCGAGCCCGGCCCCCGCCGGCCCCAGTGCGCCGCCGCCGGTCCCTCGGGACCTCAGGCTGCCGGAGCGCCTGGCGCCGGTGGAGCTGAAACGCCTCCTGGTGGATCTGCCCGGCACCTTTGAGCTGGTGGACATCCGGCCGCCGGCGGCTTTCGCGGATTACCACCTGCCCGGCGCCCGCAATGTGACCATCGAAGAATTGCTGAAAGATCCGGGCCTGCCCACCCGGCCGGGGGCCCTCATCCTCGTGGACCGGGACGGCAGTGTAGCCATGGCGGTGGGCGGTATTTTGAGCCAGAAGACTACCCGGCCCATCAAGGTGCTGCACGGGGGCCTGGCGGCTTACTGGAGCGAGGTGGAATTCCCCTCGGTGAGCGGCGGCCCGCCCTCGGGGGCTGCACCTCCGGCGGCGCGCCCTCCGGAGCCTGGGCCCGCCGCCCCGGCGGCTCCGGCTCCCCCGACCCCGCCCCGGAAAAAGCCTGCAGGGTGCTGA
- a CDS encoding methyl-accepting chemotaxis protein — protein MTRRRISRNLFLILGLSLGALILLTLAGWWWFSRLAALAAMAPETGTGAGAGPLKELQEIATEARMQFPLLALLLAMLLGAWGGWSVRQAARHLHRREEEWWASAEQVAAASRQVAAASEHLAVGAQKQAASLEQAAAAVAEITSLIQQNAGNTQEAARLVDNSRASMKSSHKLLRSTKDTIARLRETGEKMAAIVKAIDEIAFQTNLLALNAAVEAARAGEAGDGFAVVATEVRHLAQRSAASAKETESLIGDSLRAIQDGWELVEASLKEFYRMGDDAKLVSELFSVISQASGEQRARIQEINRAMGDINQVMQQVAASAQETSSASQELTAQAEQMRRGLAASVA, from the coding sequence ATGACCCGGAGGCGCATTTCTCGTAATCTGTTTCTCATTCTGGGGCTGAGTCTGGGGGCGCTCATCCTCCTCACGCTGGCGGGCTGGTGGTGGTTCAGCCGGTTGGCGGCGCTGGCAGCCATGGCCCCGGAAACCGGAACCGGTGCGGGAGCGGGGCCATTAAAGGAGCTTCAGGAAATTGCGACGGAGGCCCGGATGCAGTTTCCCCTCCTCGCTCTCCTGCTGGCGATGCTGCTGGGGGCTTGGGGCGGCTGGTCGGTGCGGCAGGCGGCCCGTCATCTGCATCGCCGCGAAGAAGAGTGGTGGGCCAGCGCCGAGCAGGTGGCGGCCGCCTCCCGGCAGGTGGCCGCGGCCAGCGAACACCTGGCCGTGGGAGCCCAAAAACAGGCCGCCTCCCTGGAACAGGCCGCCGCGGCGGTGGCCGAGATCACCTCCCTCATTCAGCAGAATGCCGGCAATACCCAGGAGGCCGCCCGGCTGGTGGACAATTCCCGGGCCTCCATGAAAAGCAGCCACAAGCTGCTCCGCAGCACCAAGGACACCATCGCCCGCCTAAGGGAAACCGGCGAGAAGATGGCCGCCATCGTCAAGGCCATCGATGAGATCGCCTTCCAGACCAACCTCCTGGCCCTCAACGCCGCTGTGGAGGCGGCCCGGGCCGGAGAAGCCGGGGATGGTTTTGCCGTGGTGGCCACCGAAGTGCGCCACCTGGCGCAGCGCAGCGCCGCCTCGGCCAAGGAGACTGAGAGCCTCATCGGCGACAGCCTGCGGGCCATCCAGGACGGCTGGGAGCTGGTGGAGGCGTCTCTGAAGGAATTTTACCGCATGGGCGATGATGCCAAACTGGTGTCGGAGCTCTTCTCCGTCATCAGCCAGGCCTCCGGAGAGCAGCGGGCCCGGATTCAGGAGATCAACCGGGCCATGGGGGACATTAACCAGGTCATGCAGCAGGTGGCCGCCAGTGCCCAGGAGACCAGCTCCGCCTCCCAAGAGCTCACCGCCCAGGCGGAGCAGATGCGCCGGGGCCTTGCCGCGTCGGTGGCCTGA
- a CDS encoding PAS domain S-box protein, with amino-acid sequence MERFPDSLRVLDQWLPWLEQGDTCLWLVAVTESGPRTVCLTPAASRLMGRPRDSLLMDPGHAWEAVHPDDRGRVRQGWEELLQGRPVSGEMRLLTPAREIRWVRVEAIPLFGESPESRLVAVWAVDITPLRHALTHSREAEARLRAVFSLPALGVALLSATGEVMEANPACQEMLDPGGVLLETCRSLFEALNRTQEDFQQVETRYLRADHQTIFVRVSLSLVRDEAGTPVAGLVLVENLTGQRRTEEALRQSRERFRLLYDRAPLAYQTLDADGRFLDVNQTWLDLTGYSRDEVLDRWFGTFLTPESVPVFEKVFFALKQGSEIAEVELTLACRDGRHLPVALTGKRLTDDAGRFQQALLLVADISRRREAEEALRRSELRYRTLVEQIPAITYTARADDFTAKLFFSPQAQTILGFSWSDYEQDPDLWRRRLHPEDREWVLAEMARCQAEGTPFAAEYRMLTADHRVVWLRDEARLITDVDGRPLALQGVILDITARRQAESERETYHQLLTATFNAFHDLIVVLDRDLKVVMSNWRPGFPGPEPLPQALCHQLFAQRPEPCNPCLVQEVFAQGRMQVQEVIAADGRHLEIRAFPVTDEQGQVTLVVKQVVDITARRRSEEALRRSEENYRLLVGSIPGVVFRGHADWRIEVFDDQVEKLTGYPREDFTSGRLKWCDLILPEDLPEARRLFLEALKKDRSYVRSYRIRHREGHLVWVQARGQIILDADGRIDHVIGVCFDISAQKKIEEQLATEKERLAVTLRSIGDGVIATDTLGRIVLMNDVAERLTGWTQVEAKGLPATRVFCLGEDQNGAGVDPVLEVIRTGRPLRLPNHALLVPREGPALNISATAAPIVDRGGQVDGVVLVFQDITVRKQLEAEFRKIEKLSSLSILAGGIAHDFNNILTGILGNLSLAMIAHQDQELLLPRLAEAERAALRARDLVQQLLTFAKGGAPVKEVASLPEIIRESANFTCRGSPARVAFDLAPDLKPAEVDPAQFSQVIQNLILNAVQAMPQGGTIWVTGDNLRLTPDSGLPLPEGEYIRITVKDQGVGIPHAHLAKIFDPYFSTKQKGSGLGLATAYSIIKNHGGYMTVASQVGQGTEFHLYLPASEQEAPLPRLRSPAEPIPGQGRVLVMDDDEMVRSVAGKILTHLGYEADFAADGEEALKLYATAHHAGRPFDVVIMDLTIPGGLGGKEAIRRLLTMDPEARAIVSSGYADDPILTHYQEYGFKGVIRKPYRIHTFSQELARVLSLS; translated from the coding sequence ATGGAAAGATTCCCGGACAGCCTCCGCGTCCTGGACCAGTGGCTCCCGTGGCTGGAGCAGGGGGACACCTGCCTGTGGCTGGTGGCCGTGACGGAGTCCGGCCCCCGGACCGTGTGCCTCACCCCGGCGGCGAGCCGACTGATGGGACGGCCCCGGGACAGCCTGCTCATGGACCCGGGCCATGCCTGGGAGGCGGTGCACCCCGACGATCGGGGCCGGGTCCGGCAGGGCTGGGAGGAGCTCCTCCAGGGCCGCCCCGTCTCCGGGGAGATGCGCCTCCTCACCCCCGCCCGGGAGATCCGCTGGGTCAGGGTAGAGGCCATCCCCCTCTTCGGAGAGTCCCCCGAGAGCCGGCTGGTGGCCGTCTGGGCCGTTGACATCACGCCCCTCCGCCACGCCCTCACTCACAGCCGGGAGGCCGAAGCCCGGCTTAGGGCGGTATTCTCCCTCCCCGCCTTAGGGGTGGCCCTCCTCTCCGCCACCGGCGAAGTCATGGAGGCCAACCCCGCCTGCCAAGAGATGCTGGACCCCGGCGGAGTGCTCCTCGAGACCTGCCGCAGCCTGTTTGAGGCCTTAAACCGCACCCAGGAAGATTTCCAGCAGGTGGAAACGCGCTACCTCCGGGCCGATCACCAGACGATCTTTGTCCGGGTGAGCCTCAGTCTGGTGCGGGATGAGGCCGGAACCCCGGTGGCAGGCCTGGTTCTGGTGGAAAACCTCACCGGCCAGCGCCGCACCGAGGAGGCCTTGCGCCAGAGCCGGGAGCGCTTCCGCCTCCTCTATGACCGGGCGCCCTTGGCCTACCAGACCCTGGATGCCGACGGCCGTTTCCTGGATGTCAACCAGACCTGGCTGGATTTGACCGGTTATTCCCGGGACGAGGTCCTGGACCGCTGGTTCGGCACCTTCCTCACCCCCGAGTCGGTGCCGGTCTTTGAAAAGGTCTTTTTTGCCCTGAAGCAAGGCAGCGAGATCGCCGAGGTGGAGCTGACCCTGGCCTGCCGGGACGGCCGGCACCTCCCCGTGGCCCTCACCGGCAAACGGCTGACGGATGACGCCGGGCGGTTTCAGCAGGCTCTGCTGTTGGTGGCGGATATTTCCCGGCGCCGGGAGGCGGAGGAGGCCCTGAGGCGCTCGGAGCTGCGCTACCGCACCCTGGTGGAGCAGATCCCGGCCATCACCTACACCGCCCGGGCCGACGACTTCACCGCCAAGCTCTTTTTCAGCCCCCAGGCCCAGACCATCCTGGGCTTCTCCTGGTCCGATTATGAGCAGGATCCGGATCTCTGGCGCCGGCGGCTGCACCCGGAGGACCGTGAGTGGGTGCTGGCGGAAATGGCCCGCTGCCAGGCGGAGGGCACTCCCTTTGCGGCGGAATACCGCATGCTCACGGCAGACCACCGGGTGGTCTGGCTCCGGGACGAAGCCCGCCTCATCACCGATGTGGACGGCAGACCCCTGGCGCTCCAGGGGGTCATCCTGGACATCACCGCCCGGCGCCAGGCAGAAAGCGAACGGGAGACCTACCATCAGCTTCTGACCGCCACTTTCAATGCCTTTCACGATCTCATCGTGGTTCTGGACCGGGATCTCAAGGTGGTGATGAGCAACTGGCGGCCCGGCTTTCCCGGCCCGGAGCCTCTCCCCCAGGCGTTGTGCCACCAGTTGTTTGCCCAGCGTCCGGAGCCTTGCAACCCCTGCCTGGTGCAGGAGGTCTTTGCCCAGGGGCGCATGCAGGTCCAGGAGGTCATCGCCGCCGACGGCCGCCACCTGGAGATCCGGGCCTTCCCCGTCACTGATGAGCAGGGCCAGGTGACCCTGGTGGTGAAGCAGGTGGTGGACATCACCGCCCGGCGCCGATCCGAGGAGGCCCTGCGCCGCAGCGAAGAGAATTACCGCCTCCTGGTGGGCAGCATCCCCGGGGTGGTCTTCCGGGGCCATGCCGACTGGCGCATCGAGGTCTTCGATGACCAGGTGGAGAAGCTCACCGGCTATCCCCGGGAGGACTTCACCTCCGGCCGCCTGAAATGGTGCGACCTTATCCTCCCCGAGGATCTGCCCGAAGCCCGGCGCCTCTTTCTGGAGGCCCTCAAAAAGGACCGCTCCTATGTGCGCTCCTACCGCATCCGCCACCGGGAGGGGCACTTGGTGTGGGTCCAGGCCCGGGGACAGATCATCCTGGATGCCGACGGGCGCATCGACCACGTCATCGGCGTCTGCTTCGATATCAGCGCCCAGAAAAAGATCGAAGAGCAGCTGGCCACCGAAAAGGAGCGCCTGGCGGTGACCTTGCGCTCCATCGGCGACGGGGTGATCGCCACCGATACCCTGGGGCGCATCGTGCTCATGAACGATGTGGCGGAACGCCTCACCGGCTGGACCCAGGTCGAGGCCAAGGGCCTGCCGGCCACCCGGGTCTTCTGTCTCGGGGAGGACCAAAACGGCGCCGGGGTGGACCCGGTCCTGGAAGTGATCCGCACCGGCCGGCCTCTGAGGCTCCCCAACCATGCCCTGCTCGTGCCCCGGGAGGGGCCGGCCCTGAATATCTCCGCCACCGCCGCGCCCATTGTGGACCGGGGCGGCCAGGTGGACGGAGTGGTCCTGGTCTTTCAGGATATCACCGTGCGCAAACAATTGGAGGCGGAATTCCGCAAGATTGAGAAGCTCTCCTCTTTAAGTATCCTGGCCGGCGGTATTGCCCACGATTTCAACAACATCCTCACCGGCATCCTGGGGAACCTCTCCTTGGCCATGATCGCCCACCAGGACCAGGAACTCCTTCTCCCCCGGCTGGCGGAGGCGGAGCGGGCGGCCCTGCGAGCCCGGGACCTGGTGCAGCAGCTCCTCACCTTTGCCAAAGGCGGGGCGCCGGTGAAAGAGGTGGCCTCCCTGCCGGAGATCATCCGGGAGAGCGCCAACTTCACCTGCCGGGGGTCCCCCGCCCGGGTGGCCTTTGACCTGGCCCCGGACCTGAAGCCGGCGGAGGTGGACCCGGCCCAGTTCAGCCAGGTCATCCAGAATCTCATCCTCAACGCCGTCCAGGCCATGCCCCAGGGGGGCACCATTTGGGTGACCGGCGACAACCTCCGCCTCACCCCGGATAGCGGCCTGCCCTTGCCGGAAGGCGAGTATATCCGGATCACGGTGAAGGATCAGGGGGTGGGCATCCCCCACGCCCACCTTGCCAAGATCTTCGATCCCTATTTTTCCACCAAGCAGAAAGGGAGCGGCCTGGGGCTGGCCACCGCTTACTCCATCATCAAGAATCACGGCGGCTACATGACGGTGGCCTCCCAGGTGGGGCAAGGCACGGAGTTTCACCTCTATCTGCCGGCCTCGGAGCAGGAGGCCCCGCTGCCCCGCCTCCGTTCCCCGGCGGAGCCCATCCCGGGGCAGGGCCGGGTCCTGGTCATGGACGACGACGAGATGGTGCGCAGCGTGGCCGGCAAGATTCTCACCCACTTGGGCTATGAGGCCGATTTCGCCGCCGACGGCGAGGAAGCCCTCAAGTTGTATGCCACTGCCCACCACGCCGGCCGCCCCTTTGATGTGGTGATCATGGACCTCACCATCCCCGGGGGGCTGGGAGGCAAGGAAGCCATCCGCCGGCTGCTGACCATGGATCCGGAGGCCCGGGCCATCGTCTCCAGCGGTTACGCCGATGACCCCATCCTGACCCATTATCAGGAGTACGGCTTTAAAGGGGTCATCCGCAAACCCTACCGCATCCACACCTTCAGCCAGGAGCTGGCCCGGGTCCTCAGCCTCTCCTGA
- a CDS encoding peptidylprolyl isomerase yields the protein MPEEKPNYPIVVLETTMGTIKLELWPDKAPITVDNFLTYVREGFYDGLIFHRAVQNFVVQTGGYEPGMVYRQPTHPPIKNEADNGLQNKRGTLAMARAYPINSAAAQFFINLADNPKLDHKGPEPVNFGYAVFGRVISGLHLLEILASKPVTVREQHQNVPYEEEVILKAYVEGEPR from the coding sequence ATGCCTGAGGAAAAACCTAACTACCCCATTGTGGTCCTGGAGACCACCATGGGCACCATCAAACTGGAGCTGTGGCCCGACAAGGCCCCCATCACCGTGGACAACTTCCTCACCTACGTGCGGGAAGGGTTTTACGACGGCCTCATCTTCCACCGGGCAGTGCAGAATTTTGTCGTTCAGACCGGGGGCTATGAACCCGGCATGGTGTACCGGCAGCCGACGCATCCGCCCATCAAGAATGAGGCGGACAACGGGCTCCAAAATAAGCGGGGCACCCTCGCCATGGCCCGGGCCTACCCCATCAACAGCGCCGCGGCGCAGTTTTTCATCAACCTGGCGGACAACCCCAAACTGGACCACAAAGGTCCGGAGCCGGTGAATTTCGGCTACGCGGTCTTCGGCCGGGTCATCTCCGGGCTCCATCTCCTGGAGATTCTGGCCTCCAAGCCGGTGACCGTGCGGGAACAGCATCAGAACGTCCCCTATGAGGAGGAGGTCATCCTGAAGGCCTACGTGGAGGGGGAGCCGCGCTGA